One genomic region from Bacillus aquiflavi encodes:
- the mraY gene encoding phospho-N-acetylmuramoyl-pentapeptide-transferase encodes MLEQVIVFTIIMGFLVTVLLSPIFIPFLKRLKFGQSIREEGPKSHQKKSGTPTMGGIMILLSIVITSLVMTGKFAEPTIKTYLLLIVTVGFGLVGFLDDFIKVAMKRNLGLTSRQKLIGQIIISVFFYLILKQNDLSTAVTIPLLDYSIDLGFFYVFFIIFWLVGFSNAVNLTDGLDGLVSGSSAIAFGALAVLAWNQSQTDIAIFSVAVVGAVLGFLVFNAHPAKVFMGDTGSLALGGAIAGIAILAKLEIILIIIGGVFVIETLSVILQVISFKTTGKRIFKMSPLHHHYELVGWSEWRVVVTFWTVGLLLAVLGIYIEVWM; translated from the coding sequence ATGTTGGAGCAAGTGATTGTTTTTACAATTATTATGGGTTTTTTAGTGACTGTACTTCTGTCTCCGATTTTTATTCCCTTTCTCAAAAGATTGAAATTTGGTCAAAGTATACGTGAGGAAGGACCGAAGTCACATCAGAAAAAATCTGGGACACCAACTATGGGCGGGATTATGATTCTTCTTTCTATTGTTATTACATCTTTAGTAATGACAGGGAAATTTGCTGAACCAACGATAAAAACATACTTATTACTTATTGTAACAGTTGGTTTTGGTCTTGTAGGATTTTTAGACGATTTTATTAAAGTAGCGATGAAGCGTAATTTAGGTTTAACATCTCGGCAAAAATTAATTGGTCAAATCATTATTTCTGTCTTTTTTTATTTAATCCTGAAGCAAAATGATTTATCAACAGCAGTTACGATCCCGTTGCTTGATTATTCTATTGATTTAGGTTTCTTTTACGTATTTTTTATTATTTTTTGGCTTGTAGGCTTTTCCAATGCAGTGAATCTAACAGATGGCTTAGACGGACTTGTTTCTGGTTCGTCCGCAATTGCGTTTGGTGCATTAGCTGTTCTTGCTTGGAATCAATCGCAGACGGATATTGCCATATTTTCTGTGGCGGTTGTAGGTGCGGTCTTAGGGTTTCTTGTCTTTAATGCTCATCCTGCAAAAGTATTTATGGGGGATACAGGTTCACTTGCTTTAGGGGGAGCGATCGCAGGGATCGCGATTTTAGCAAAGCTTGAAATCATTTTAATTATTATCGGTGGAGTATTCGTAATAGAGACATTATCTGTCATATTACAAGTCATTTCTTTTAAAACGACAGGAAAAAGAATATTTAAAATGAGCCCGCTCCATCACCATTATGAATTGGTCGGATGGTCTGAATGGCGGGTTGTTGTTACGTTTTGGACAGTAGGTCTATTGTTGGCAGTACTCGGAATTTATATTGAGGTGTGGATGTAA
- a CDS encoding penicillin-binding protein, protein MLAAKAEQKYKKERIIDASRGSIFDRKGEVIAEDIVGYKLVAILDESLTTNPKKPKHVVYPKTTAKALAKHIDMDEPDIYEILTKEKRYQVEFGRAGRDISNKTKQEIEKLKLPGITFVRDTKRFYPNGIFASHLIGYIEKKEDKNGKIKTAGKLGLENSLEGYLKETDGKISFESDLWGYLLPNGKEKITPPKHGSNVYLTIDKIIQTFLEDSMNKVAEEYKPKKIIGIVADAKTGEILAMGQRPTFHPNSREGIEDSWHNEAVENSYEPGSTMKVFTLAAAIEEGVFNPNETFKSGAYVVGRDRIHDHNRYGWGQISYLEGVQRSSNVAFAKIALEKLGEEAFYDYLLEFGFDRPTGIELPNEVGGKILFNVPIEVVTTSYGQGTAVTPIQQIQAMTAIANDGKMRKPQVLKKIVDPNSGKVMKEVKSEVVSTPISAETAKKVRDILETVVTSPKGTGTLYQIDGYQVAGKTGTAQIPGPDGRYLYGHNQYVYSFLGVAPKDDPKLIMYVAVQEPSHENGVNGAVPVAEVFNSVMKHSLQYLNIEPSEVKKATARSIPNLVDQPVEEAKSLLEESGYEAVVIGEGLTVAEQNPPSKTTLLEGQKVIIKTDGNMIMPDMIGWSLRDVMKVVKLAELKLKITGNGYVIKQNLSPGSFMNKGDEINVKLEEPSKTYGGETEGNDEKAKSKGNDKKAKSEGNDETPESEGNDKKTESENMTQEDS, encoded by the coding sequence GTGCTAGCTGCAAAAGCCGAACAAAAATATAAGAAGGAACGTATCATTGATGCTTCAAGAGGATCAATTTTTGATCGAAAAGGAGAGGTTATTGCCGAAGACATTGTCGGATACAAACTTGTTGCGATATTGGATGAATCATTGACAACTAACCCTAAAAAGCCTAAACATGTTGTTTATCCTAAAACAACAGCAAAAGCACTTGCAAAACATATTGATATGGATGAACCTGATATTTATGAAATTTTAACAAAAGAGAAACGATATCAAGTAGAATTTGGACGAGCTGGTCGGGATATTTCTAATAAAACGAAGCAGGAAATTGAAAAGTTAAAGCTTCCAGGTATTACATTTGTCAGGGATACGAAGCGATTTTATCCGAATGGGATATTTGCCTCTCATCTTATAGGATATATTGAGAAAAAAGAAGATAAAAACGGAAAAATTAAAACGGCTGGTAAGTTAGGGCTGGAAAATAGTTTAGAAGGTTATTTAAAAGAAACGGATGGAAAAATCAGTTTTGAAAGTGATTTATGGGGGTATTTGCTCCCGAATGGTAAGGAAAAAATTACGCCTCCAAAACACGGAAGTAATGTGTATTTAACAATTGATAAAATTATTCAAACGTTTTTAGAAGATTCAATGAACAAAGTGGCTGAGGAATATAAACCCAAAAAAATAATTGGCATCGTTGCTGATGCAAAAACAGGGGAAATATTAGCAATGGGACAGCGGCCAACCTTTCATCCAAATTCGCGAGAAGGAATTGAAGATTCATGGCATAATGAAGCTGTTGAAAACTCGTATGAACCGGGTTCAACTATGAAAGTATTTACTCTTGCAGCTGCTATTGAAGAAGGTGTTTTTAATCCGAACGAAACATTTAAATCTGGTGCTTATGTAGTTGGACGAGATAGAATTCATGACCATAATCGGTACGGCTGGGGACAAATTTCTTATCTTGAAGGAGTTCAGCGCTCATCTAACGTAGCTTTTGCAAAGATAGCCCTAGAAAAGCTTGGAGAAGAAGCTTTTTATGATTATTTATTAGAATTTGGGTTTGATCGTCCGACTGGAATCGAGCTTCCAAATGAAGTAGGCGGTAAAATTTTATTTAATGTTCCGATTGAAGTAGTAACAACTTCGTATGGCCAAGGAACAGCCGTTACACCAATTCAACAAATTCAAGCAATGACTGCAATTGCAAACGATGGAAAGATGAGAAAGCCTCAAGTGTTAAAAAAGATTGTCGATCCGAACAGCGGGAAAGTGATGAAAGAAGTAAAATCAGAAGTTGTATCGACGCCAATTTCGGCTGAAACGGCTAAAAAAGTTCGTGATATTTTGGAAACTGTTGTTACCTCACCAAAAGGAACGGGTACCCTTTATCAAATTGACGGGTATCAAGTAGCTGGAAAAACAGGAACTGCGCAAATACCTGGACCAGATGGAAGATATTTATACGGTCATAACCAATATGTATACTCCTTTCTTGGAGTAGCTCCAAAAGATGATCCGAAATTGATTATGTATGTTGCGGTCCAAGAGCCTTCTCATGAAAATGGCGTAAATGGTGCAGTTCCTGTCGCAGAGGTATTTAATTCCGTGATGAAACATAGTCTGCAATATTTGAATATAGAACCTTCAGAAGTTAAAAAAGCAACGGCCCGTTCAATTCCGAATCTCGTTGACCAGCCAGTTGAAGAAGCAAAAAGCTTATTAGAGGAAAGCGGATATGAAGCTGTTGTAATTGGAGAAGGCTTAACAGTAGCAGAGCAAAATCCACCTTCGAAAACAACATTACTTGAAGGGCAAAAAGTAATAATTAAAACTGATGGTAATATGATTATGCCCGATATGATAGGTTGGTCATTACGTGATGTCATGAAAGTAGTGAAACTTGCAGAACTTAAGCTAAAGATAACTGGAAATGGATATGTGATAAAACAAAATTTAAGTCCGGGCTCATTTATGAACAAGGGAGATGAAATAAACGTTAAGTTAGAGGAACCGTCAAAGACATATGGCGGCGAAACTGAAGGCAATGATGAAAAAGCTAAATCTAAAGGCAATGATAAAAAAGCTAAATCTGAGGGTAATGATGAAACACCTGAATCTGAAGGTAATGATAAAAAAACTGAATCTGAAAACATGACCCAAGAGGACTCGTAA
- the murG gene encoding undecaprenyldiphospho-muramoylpentapeptide beta-N-acetylglucosaminyltransferase, with amino-acid sequence MKVVVSGGGTGGHIYPALALIREIQKKEKNVSFIYIGTENGLEKKIVTREKIPFKSIHITGFRRKLSFENMKTVYRFLKGVRDSKKILAQFKPDVVIGTGGYVCGPVVYAAAKLGIPTIIHEQNSVPGLTNKFLSRYVDKIAVCFNEAKNFFPKEKVVMTGNPRASEVVHQDGEKGRISAGLTTCMPAVLIFGGSRGARPINEAVIKSLNILRNKPYQVLYVTGEAHYSEVKKEVDLIGNPKNVVIKPFIHNMPEVLAGIDLTVARAGATTLAELTSLGIPSILIPSPYVTNNHQEKNARALCEHGAAKLLLEKDLTAAKLIQQIDIVMDQEVLTKMKTAAKNLGMPNAASNLYRLMIELIEKKQR; translated from the coding sequence ATGAAAGTAGTTGTAAGTGGAGGGGGAACCGGAGGGCATATATATCCAGCACTTGCCTTAATACGGGAAATTCAAAAGAAAGAGAAAAACGTCTCTTTTATATACATAGGAACAGAAAATGGCTTGGAGAAAAAAATAGTGACAAGAGAAAAGATTCCATTTAAATCAATACATATTACAGGATTTAGGCGAAAACTATCTTTTGAAAATATGAAAACTGTTTATCGATTTTTAAAAGGCGTTCGAGATAGTAAAAAGATATTAGCACAGTTCAAACCTGATGTAGTCATTGGCACAGGTGGATATGTATGCGGACCCGTTGTTTATGCCGCTGCAAAGCTCGGCATCCCAACGATTATTCACGAACAAAATAGTGTGCCAGGTTTAACAAATAAGTTTTTAAGTCGATACGTCGATAAGATTGCAGTTTGTTTTAACGAAGCAAAAAACTTTTTTCCGAAAGAGAAAGTCGTGATGACGGGTAACCCTCGAGCTTCGGAAGTTGTTCATCAAGATGGGGAAAAAGGAAGAATATCTGCAGGATTAACGACATGTATGCCAGCAGTACTAATTTTCGGAGGAAGCCGCGGTGCACGACCTATTAATGAAGCTGTAATCAAATCTCTCAATATTCTTCGAAACAAACCATACCAAGTGCTATATGTGACTGGTGAGGCCCATTATAGCGAAGTGAAGAAAGAAGTAGACTTAATAGGAAATCCTAAAAATGTTGTAATCAAACCTTTCATCCACAATATGCCAGAAGTGTTAGCAGGCATAGATTTAACAGTTGCTAGAGCTGGAGCGACTACGTTAGCGGAACTCACTTCTCTTGGCATTCCAAGTATCCTTATTCCTAGCCCTTATGTCACAAATAATCATCAAGAAAAAAATGCCCGTGCGTTATGTGAACATGGCGCAGCAAAACTGTTGTTAGAAAAAGATTTAACAGCTGCCAAGTTAATACAACAGATTGATATTGTCATGGATCAAGAAGTACTTACAAAAATGAAAACTGCAGCCAAAAATCTTGGCATGCCAAATGCTGCAAGCAATCTTTACCGTTTGATGATCGAACTAATCGAAAAAAAACAGAGGTAG
- a CDS encoding UDP-N-acetylmuramoyl-L-alanyl-D-glutamate--2,6-diaminopimelate ligase, whose product MKLHKLLQYLHPLVPIEGENPEIQSIDNDNRQVQHGSLFICIKGYTVDGHDFAMSAVEKGAVAVIAEKQLPLPVPVIIVRDTKRAMAVLADAFYRQPSHDLHLIGITGTNGKTTTSHLIENIFRNANQKTGLIGTMYTKIAEKTFETKNTTPESLTLQKTFAQMVNEKVETAVMEVSSHALHLGRVHGVDFDIAVFTNLTQDHLDYHKTMEEYKKAKGLLFSQLGNTFKFNKPKFAVLNEDDPISNEYQMATAAYIFTYGIENEADVMGKNLQMTATGTSFDLITPFGNENVSIQMVGKFSVYNVLAAISAALVSGIPLKSIISTIESVKGVSGRFELVDANQDFTVIVDYAHTPDSLENVLKTVQQFARKRVFVIVGCGGDRDKTKRPLMAKIACKYGSDPIFTSDNPRSEDPLQIIKDMEAGAAEYQYVSIVDRKKAINYAVKNASEGDVIIIAGKGHETYQQIGNKVFDFDDRIVAKEAIKERI is encoded by the coding sequence ATGAAATTACACAAACTGCTTCAATATTTACATCCATTAGTTCCAATTGAAGGAGAAAACCCTGAAATTCAATCTATAGATAATGATAATCGCCAAGTTCAACATGGAAGTTTATTCATTTGTATTAAAGGATACACGGTTGACGGTCATGACTTTGCGATGTCTGCGGTAGAAAAAGGAGCTGTTGCTGTCATAGCAGAAAAACAACTGCCTTTACCTGTCCCAGTTATCATTGTAAGGGATACGAAGCGGGCGATGGCTGTTCTTGCTGATGCATTTTATCGGCAACCAAGCCACGACCTTCACCTTATCGGTATTACGGGAACTAACGGAAAAACAACAACAAGTCATTTAATTGAGAACATCTTTCGAAATGCAAATCAAAAAACGGGTCTTATTGGAACAATGTATACAAAAATTGCTGAGAAAACTTTTGAAACAAAAAATACAACACCAGAGAGTTTGACTTTACAAAAAACTTTTGCACAAATGGTAAATGAAAAAGTAGAGACAGCAGTTATGGAAGTTTCTTCACACGCATTACATTTAGGCAGGGTTCACGGGGTTGATTTTGATATCGCAGTATTTACAAATTTAACCCAAGATCACTTAGACTATCATAAGACAATGGAAGAGTATAAGAAAGCGAAAGGATTGTTGTTTTCTCAGCTCGGTAATACTTTTAAATTTAATAAACCGAAATTTGCAGTGTTAAATGAAGATGATCCGATTTCAAATGAATATCAAATGGCAACTGCAGCGTATATTTTTACGTACGGTATTGAAAATGAAGCAGATGTAATGGGAAAAAATTTACAAATGACAGCTACTGGTACGAGTTTTGATTTAATTACACCATTTGGAAACGAGAATGTTTCTATTCAAATGGTCGGCAAGTTTAGTGTTTATAATGTACTTGCAGCAATATCAGCAGCTTTAGTATCAGGAATACCGCTAAAGAGTATTATTTCGACAATTGAAAGTGTTAAAGGTGTTTCAGGACGCTTTGAATTAGTTGATGCAAATCAAGACTTTACAGTAATTGTTGACTATGCCCATACTCCAGATAGTTTAGAAAATGTGCTAAAAACTGTTCAGCAGTTTGCAAGAAAAAGAGTATTTGTCATCGTTGGATGCGGTGGTGATCGTGATAAAACAAAGCGTCCATTAATGGCGAAAATTGCCTGTAAATACGGATCAGATCCAATATTTACTTCTGATAATCCAAGAAGTGAGGATCCGCTCCAAATTATTAAGGATATGGAAGCAGGAGCTGCAGAGTATCAATATGTTTCAATAGTTGATAGAAAAAAAGCAATCAATTATGCTGTAAAAAATGCAAGTGAGGGTGACGTGATTATCATTGCCGGAAAAGGACATGAAACGTACCAGCAAATCGGCAATAAAGTATTTGACTTTGATGATAGAATTGTGGCGAAAGAGGCGATAAAGGAGCGAATTTAA
- the spoVE gene encoding stage V sporulation protein E, with amino-acid sequence MPKKKSTPDFILIILTLSLLTIGLIMVYSASAIWADYKFEDSFFFAKRQMLFAGIGVIAMFFIMNIDYWSWRTWAKIIIILCFVLLIAVLIPGIGNVRNGSRSWIGVGAFSIQPSEFMKLAMITFLAKFLSERQKLITSFKKGLLPSLSLVFLAFALIMLQPDLGTGTVMIGTSIIMIFIAGARISHFIGLGLIGVAGFVALILSAPYRMARITSFLDPWQDPLGSGFQIIQSLYAIGPGGLFGLGLGESRQKFFYLPEPQTDFIFAILAEELGFIGGSFIILLFSLLLWRGIRIALGAPDLYGSFLAVGIIAMIAIQVMINIGVVTGLMPVTGITLPFLSYGGSSLTLMLMAVGVLLNISRHAKY; translated from the coding sequence TTGCCGAAAAAAAAATCAACTCCCGACTTTATTTTAATTATTTTAACATTATCTTTATTAACAATTGGACTAATTATGGTTTACAGCGCAAGTGCAATATGGGCAGATTATAAATTTGAAGACTCGTTTTTCTTTGCAAAAAGACAAATGCTTTTTGCTGGGATTGGAGTCATTGCTATGTTCTTTATTATGAATATAGACTATTGGTCGTGGCGTACGTGGGCAAAAATAATTATTATCCTTTGTTTTGTCTTGTTAATTGCTGTGTTAATCCCTGGGATAGGTAATGTTCGAAACGGTTCACGAAGCTGGATTGGCGTTGGTGCATTTTCAATTCAGCCGTCTGAATTTATGAAATTAGCGATGATTACATTTTTAGCTAAGTTTTTATCTGAACGGCAAAAACTAATTACGTCTTTTAAAAAAGGGCTTCTTCCTTCGTTATCATTAGTCTTTTTAGCATTTGCATTAATCATGCTTCAGCCTGATCTTGGAACAGGTACAGTGATGATTGGGACTTCTATTATCATGATTTTTATCGCAGGAGCACGAATAAGTCATTTTATTGGATTAGGGCTTATTGGAGTAGCAGGATTTGTTGCACTAATCTTATCAGCTCCATATCGAATGGCGAGGATTACATCTTTTTTAGATCCGTGGCAAGATCCTCTTGGCAGTGGTTTCCAAATCATTCAGTCTTTATATGCAATTGGACCAGGGGGGTTATTTGGACTCGGCCTGGGGGAAAGCAGGCAAAAATTCTTTTATTTACCAGAACCGCAAACTGATTTTATATTTGCGATTTTAGCTGAAGAGTTAGGCTTCATTGGAGGTTCTTTTATTATTTTGTTATTCTCACTATTATTATGGAGAGGGATTCGCATTGCCCTAGGTGCACCTGATTTATATGGGAGTTTTCTTGCAGTCGGGATTATTGCAATGATTGCAATTCAAGTTATGATAAATATTGGAGTTGTAACGGGATTAATGCCAGTAACAGGGATTACGTTACCGTTTTTGAGTTACGGAGGTTCATCTTTGACATTAATGTTGATGGCTGTTGGAGTACTGCTCAACATAAGTCGACATGCTAAGTATTAA
- a CDS encoding stage V sporulation protein D — MRVSNVTVRKRLAITLLVGILIFIIIDIRLGYVQFVLGNMLTDKAKDSWSRNIPFEPKRGEIIDRNEVPLATNMSAPTVYVVPRQIKDPVETAEKLAAILNIQKEKAYKHITKKESMIRIPEGRKISHEKAKEIRALNLKGVYIAEDTKRHYPFGHYLSHVLGFAGIDNQGLMGLELFYDKELSGKKGYVKFYANAKGERMNDMADDYQSPIEGMNLKLTIDSRIQTIVERELDLAQAQYDPDGIIAIAMNPNNGEILAMSSRPDFDPANFKNVPPEVYNRNLPVWSTYEPGSTFKIITLAAALEEGKVDLEKDHFYDPGHAEVGGAKLRCWKKGGHGQQSYLEVVQNSCNPGFVELGERLGKEKLFKYIKDFGFGQKTGIDLQGEGTGILFNLDRVGPVEQATTSFGQGVSVTPIQQVAAVAAAVNGGTLYTPYIAKELIDSQTGEIVMKKSPVAKRRVISEETSKKIRYALESVVAQGTGKNAFVESYRVGGKTGTAQKAKDGRYLENNHIVSFIGFAPADDPQVVIYVGVDNPKGTVQFGGTVAAPIVGKIIEDSMLALDVKPRKGQIEKELTWLDTPLIEVPDLIGLTENEMKQQLVNLKFDISGNGNKVVKQMPEAGAKIKEGSTVRVYLDE; from the coding sequence ATGCGTGTTTCTAATGTAACTGTAAGAAAACGATTAGCGATTACTTTACTAGTAGGTATACTCATTTTTATCATTATCGATATTCGTTTAGGATACGTTCAATTTGTATTAGGCAACATGTTAACAGATAAAGCGAAAGATTCATGGAGCCGTAATATTCCATTTGAACCTAAGCGGGGGGAGATTATTGATCGAAATGAAGTTCCCTTAGCTACAAATATGAGTGCACCTACTGTATACGTGGTCCCGAGGCAAATAAAAGATCCAGTTGAAACTGCCGAAAAGCTTGCAGCGATATTAAATATCCAGAAAGAAAAAGCGTACAAGCATATAACAAAGAAAGAATCGATGATCCGAATTCCTGAAGGACGAAAAATTTCTCATGAAAAAGCAAAAGAAATTAGAGCGTTAAATTTAAAAGGAGTTTATATAGCTGAGGATACTAAGCGACATTATCCATTTGGACATTACTTATCCCATGTGTTAGGGTTTGCTGGAATAGATAACCAAGGGTTAATGGGATTAGAACTATTTTATGACAAAGAATTAAGCGGTAAAAAAGGATATGTAAAGTTTTATGCGAATGCAAAAGGTGAACGAATGAACGATATGGCAGATGATTATCAATCGCCCATTGAAGGAATGAATTTAAAGTTAACGATCGATTCACGAATTCAAACGATCGTCGAGCGTGAATTAGATTTGGCACAAGCACAGTATGACCCGGATGGAATTATCGCGATTGCAATGAATCCAAATAACGGTGAAATATTAGCGATGTCTAGTCGTCCCGATTTTGACCCAGCAAATTTTAAAAATGTTCCTCCAGAAGTATATAATCGAAACTTACCTGTATGGAGTACGTATGAACCAGGTTCAACTTTTAAAATTATCACTTTGGCGGCTGCTTTAGAAGAGGGAAAAGTTGATTTAGAAAAAGATCACTTTTACGATCCGGGTCACGCAGAGGTGGGAGGAGCAAAACTGCGGTGTTGGAAAAAGGGCGGTCACGGTCAACAATCTTACCTTGAGGTTGTCCAAAATTCATGCAACCCTGGTTTTGTTGAACTTGGGGAGCGCCTTGGTAAAGAGAAACTTTTTAAATATATCAAAGATTTTGGTTTCGGACAAAAAACTGGAATAGACCTTCAAGGGGAAGGAACAGGTATATTATTTAACCTTGATCGAGTTGGACCGGTTGAACAAGCAACGACCTCATTCGGTCAAGGTGTTTCCGTCACACCAATTCAGCAAGTAGCAGCAGTAGCAGCTGCGGTTAATGGCGGCACATTATACACTCCTTATATTGCAAAGGAATTGATTGATAGTCAAACAGGAGAGATTGTCATGAAAAAATCGCCAGTTGCCAAACGTCGTGTTATTTCTGAAGAAACATCGAAGAAAATAAGATATGCACTTGAAAGTGTTGTTGCCCAAGGAACAGGGAAAAATGCATTTGTAGAATCTTATCGTGTCGGCGGTAAGACTGGAACAGCCCAAAAAGCGAAAGATGGGAGATATTTAGAAAATAATCATATCGTTTCTTTCATTGGCTTTGCCCCAGCAGACGATCCCCAAGTCGTGATTTATGTCGGGGTTGATAATCCGAAAGGAACAGTTCAATTTGGAGGAACCGTCGCGGCCCCGATCGTAGGCAAAATAATCGAGGATAGTATGCTTGCACTTGACGTGAAGCCTAGGAAAGGACAAATTGAAAAAGAATTAACATGGTTAGACACGCCTCTAATAGAAGTGCCTGATTTAATTGGTCTAACAGAAAACGAAATGAAACAGCAACTCGTAAATCTTAAATTCGATATTAGCGGCAATGGCAACAAAGTTGTAAAACAAATGCCGGAAGCTGGTGCTAAAATAAAAGAAGGCTCAACCGTTAGAGTCTATTTAGATGAGTAA